Below is a window of Streptomyces sp. ITFR-16 DNA.
CCGCGCCCCCACCCGGGAGTGCCTGGGCGGCTTCGGCGACGAGATCATGGGCACCCTGGAGCGCCCCAAGAACCCCACCGCGCACGACTCCGCCCCGCTCACCCGGTCCGCGCCCTTCGGGCTGCTCGTCGGCTGGGAGGCGCAGCTCGTCTTCCAGCTCGCCGTGGAGTGCGCCGCGCACACCCACGGACACCCCACCGCACTGCTCTCCGCCGGCGCGTTCGCCGTTCTGGTGCACGGCCTCGCGCGCGGCGAGACGCTGGACGGGTCCGTGCAGCACGCGCTGGTGCTGCTGGCCGAGCGGCCCGGCCACGAGCCCGTCACCGAGGCGCTCCGACAGGCTCTCGGCACCGTGCGCCAGGGCATCCCGGGCCCCGCGCTCATCGAGTCGCTGGGCGCCGAGGACTCCGCCGAACAGGCGCTCGCCGTCGCGGTGTACTGCGCCCTGGTCGGGGAGGACGTACGGCACGGGCTGCGGCTCGCCGTGAACCACGGCGGCCCCTCCTCGGCCACGGGGGCGCTGTGCGGGGCGCTGCTCGGCGCGCTGCACGGCGAGACCGCGCTGCCGCCGGCCTGGCTCGCGGAGCTGGAGGGGCGGGCCACCCTCCTCGAACTCGCCGACGACTTCGCCATGGAGATGACCCAGGGCCCCGCGCTGCACAGCCCGGCCGCCGCCGCGCAGGGCTGGCTGTCCCGCTACCCGCGCGGCTGAGCGGCACGGGCTGCGGGACAGCCGTCGCGGGTCGGCAAGGGCGTCAGTCCCGCACGCCCTTCGCCCCCTTCACGCCCTCCGTAGCCGCCACGTCCTCGGGTCCGGCCTGGGCCGGCACGCTCGCGCCGGTCTCCGTACCGTCGCCGTCCGAGTTGATGCGGTCGATGATCGCGTCGCGCTCGGGGGTGTCCTCCGGCTTGATGAACCCGATGAGGACGAAGAGCACCAGGGAGATCGCCAGCGGCAGCGCCACCTGGTACTGGAGCGCCACATCCGTCTTCACCGAACCGTCGAAGTTGTAGTTGGTGAAGTAGAACGCCAGCAGCCCCGCCGCCCAGCTGGTGAGCGCCGCCGTCGGCCCCGACCTGCGGAAGCTGCGCAGCAGACCCAGCATGAACGGGATCGCGATCGGACCCATCAGACCGGCGACCCACTTGATGACGACCGAGATGATGTCCTTGAACGTCGGCGAGTTGATCTGGGTGGCCAGCGCCATCGACAGCCCCAGGAAGCCCAGCGTGGACAGCCGCGCGGCCAGCAGGCCGGCCCGGCTGCTCCAGTTGCGGGCGGCCTTGGAGAAGACCGGCGCGATGTCGCGGGTGAAGACGGCCGAGATCGCGTTGGCGTCCGAGGAGCACATGGCCATCGTGTGCGAGAAGAAGCCGACGACGACCAGGCCCAGCAGCCCGTGCGGCAGCAGCTGTTCGGTCATCAGCGCGTAGCTGTCCGAGGCGTCCGGCTTCTCCGCGTGGACGAGCAGCGGCGCGCACCACATCGGGAAGAACAGCACCGTCGGCCACACCAGCCACAGCACGGCGGAGAGCCGCGCCGAGCGGGTCGCGGAGGCTGCGGAGTCCGTGGCCATGTAGCGCTGGGCCTGGTTCCACATGCCGCCGTTGTACTCGAAGGTCTTGATGAAGAGGTAGGCGAGCAGGAAGGTCACGGTGTACGGACCGGCCGTCGGGTCCGTGTGGCCCTCGGGCAGCTTGTCCCACACCGTCCACAGCGTGCTGAAGCCGTCCAGCTTGCTCATCGCGGTGACGAGCATCGCGATCCCGGCGAACAGCTGGATGACGAACTGCCCCAGCTCGGTGAGGGCGTCGGCCCACAGACCGCCGACCGTGCAGTAGATGGCCGTGATGATGCCGGTGATGAAAATGCCCTGGGTGAGCGTGATGCCCGTGAACACGGAGAGCAGGGTGGCGATGGCCGCCCACTTCGCCCCCACGTCCACGATCTTCAGCAGCAGCCCGGACCAGGCCAGCGCCTGCTGGGTCGGGAGGTTGTAGCGGTTCTTCAGGTATTCGAGCGGCGAGGCGACGTGCAGCCGCGAGCGCAGCCGGTTGAGCCGGGGCGCGAAGAGCTGGGCGCCGATGCCGATGCCGATCGCGATCGGCAGCGACCACGTCACGAAGGACGTGACGCCGTACTGGTACGCGATCCCCGCGTATCCGGTGAACATCACGGCGCTGTAGCCGGACATGTGGTGCGAGATCCCGGACAGCCACCACGGCATCTTGCCGCCGGCCGTGAAGAAGTCGCTGACGTTGTCCACGCGCTTGTGGGACCAGAGCCCGATCGCGATCATCACGCCGAAGTAGCCGATGAGCACGACCCAGTCGAGACTGTTCATGTGCCCCCTCCTGGGGTCCGCCTTGTGAACGGGTACGCACTTCGTCAGTACGGCCGTTCAGCGGCGTCCCCGTGCGGGAGCGGGGACTTCGGGGATTGAACCGTCTGTCCGGTGCCTCGGTCAAGGTCCCCTGCGGTCAGAAATGTGAACGGCGATCAGTAAGTCGAACGATTTTGCTTTTTCTTGACCTGTGGGGGCGTTGTCGCGAACGTGACGGCGGCCACACCATGGGCGGGCACTTCGTCAGGCTGTGCAGACACCGAGCGCCGCAGAGCACAGAAAGACCGCACGGGATGCGGGTCCCGTGCGGCCGAGAAGGAGGAGATCGTCGCAGGAGAGGGTCAGCGCATCAGCTCACCGGCGTTGACCAGCAGGGACTGCCCGGTGATCGACCGGGCCCGGTCGGAGGCAAGGAAGACGGCGGCCTCCGCCACATCCCCGTCCGTGGCCAGCTCCGGAAGCGCCATGCGCGCCGAGAGCCTCCCCAGCACCTCGGCCTCGGGCACCCCCTCGGTGTGCGCGGTGAACTGGACGTACGCCTGCACCGGCGGCCCCCACATCCAGCCCGGCAGCACGGTGTTCACCCGGATCCGGTGCGGCCCGAACTCCCGGGCCATGGAGTACATCGCGGAGGTGAGTGCCCCCTTGGACGCGGCGTACGCCGCCTGCCGCACCTGGGACGGCGCCGCCACCGAGGACTGCGTGCCGATGACGACGACCGATCCGCCGCGCTCCTTCAGGGCGGGCAGGCAGGCGCGCGTCATCCGCAGGGTGCCGAGCAGATTCACGTCGACGACCGCCTTCCAGGTGTCCAGGTCGGCGTCCTCGATCCCGCCGAAGTAGCTGTCCCAGGCGGCGACATGGACCACCGCGTCGATCCGCCCGAACCGCTCGACGGCCAGCGCGGCGAGCGCCTCGCACTGCGCCTCGTCGGTGATGTCCGCGGGCAGGCGCGCGGTGTGCCGGCCCTCCGGGTCGATCTCGGCGGCCGACTTGGCGAGGTTGGCCGCGGTACGCGCCCCGAGGACCGCGTTGCCCCCGTCCCGCACGACCGAGGCCGCGACCTGGTGCCCGAGCCCGGCGCCCACCCCCGACACGACGACGGTCTTCCCCGTGAGCAACATCGGTGCCTCCCGGCCCTGGCAGTTTTTCTGACGGGGCGTCAGAGTAGGTGCCTCCGGCGGAGTGCGGAAGGGGAGCGGCATGCGGGGCGCAGCAGGGGACGAGGGCGGGACGCGCAGCGACACGTACGCCGAACTGGCCGCGCTGGGCCCGTACGGGGTGCACCCGGGCCACGCGCTGATCACGATGGTGGAGCCGCACCCGGGCCATGAGTACGCGTACAACCGCTGGTACGAGGACGACCACTACTACGCGGGCGCGATGGCGATGCCCTGGATGTTCGCCGGACGGCGCTGGGTGGCCACCCGGGAGCTCCGGCAACTGCGCTACCCGGAGAAGTCCGCCGTCGCCGCGCCCGTCGGGGCCGGCTGCTACCTCTCCACGTACTGGGTGACGCGGGGGCGCTACGACGACCACATGAAGTGGACCGTGGGGATCAACAAGCGGCTGAACCGCGACGGGCGGGTCTACCAGGACCGCACCCATGTCTTCACCGCGTTCCAGGACCACGAGGCGACGGTCTACCGGGACGGCGCCGCAGGGCCCCGGGACTTCCACGCACTCGACCACCCCTACCGGGGGCTGGTCCTGGAGGTGATCGACGCCGAAGGCCCCGGGCGGCGGGCGGAGCTGCTGGAGTGGCTGCGCTCACGGCACCTGCCGAAGCGGCTGAGCGGGTCGCCGACGGCGATGGTGACGGTGTTCCGTCCCACGCCGTTGCCGGGGGACCGGATGACGTACGTGAAGCAGGTCGAGGGCGTCGACACCCGGCTGACCCTGCTGTGGTTCCTCCAGGACGACCCCGGGAACTGCTGGGCGGACCATTTCACCGGGCTCGACGCGGCAGTGGCGGAATCGGGCCTGGGGCGGGTGGAGCTGGTGGCCCCGTTCGTCCCGACGGTGCCGGGCACGGACCGGTACGTGGACCAACTGCGCTGAGGCCGGCCACGGGGGGCCCTCTCGGCCAGGACGGCGGGCCGGTCGAGAGGGCGTGGATCCGGCTGTCTCAGCGCTGGGTGGTCCGGCTGACGTCCTGGAGGAACGTCGTCCACGTCTCGGCGGTGAAGTCGAGGACTCCACTGCTCAGGCTCTTCGAGTCGCGAACCAGCAGGGCCCGGCCCTCCGCGGCCTTGACTTCCACACAATTCCCATTCGCGGAATAGGAGGACTTCGTCCATTCTGTCAATGCGTCATGGCGAATCAGCATAATGACTCCGATGGTTGTGCCAGTCGTTGGGCGGTGCGCCCAGCCGCTGCACCCAGCGACTTGTGAGGGACGCTACGCCGCAACATCATCGGATGTGAGACGCGCTCACTCGTTCGGATGACATGTCCCGTGGAAGTCTTCCAGTCACTTCAGGCATTGGTGTACCTTCCGCTTTCCCGCGACCTGAGCCGTAGGGACCCCGGACGCGATCACGCTCCGCAATCGTCCGCCGCCCGCAGAATGAAGTCGCGGGAATGCTCCGCACTCAGTGCCTTGGCGCGCAGGTGCTCGTACATCACCGCATAGTTCTGGACGTCGGGAGCCTTTTCCAGATAGAGGTCGCTCGTGACGCCTTCGAGGTACACGACGCTCGCGTCCATGTCCTCCTGGAATTCCAGAATCGTGTAACTCCCGTACATACCCGGATGCGCTCCGACGGCGTACGGCAGGACCTGGACCGTCACATGCGGCAGCTCGCTGATCTCCACCAGGTGCCGCAACTGGTCGGCCATGACCTGCGGGTTGCCGACGACGCGCCGCAGCACGGCCTCGTCGATCACGGCCCAGAAGCGGAGCGGTTCGACCGGGTCGGTCAGGCGGTCCTGGCGCTTGAGGCGGATCTGGATCCGCTTGTCGATCTCGGCGGGCGTGGCCTCCGGCCACATTCCCTCGATCACCGCCTGCGCGTACTCCCGCGTCTGCAGCAGACCCGGCACGATCAGCGACTCGTACACCCGCAGGGAGGCCGCGTCGGTCTCCAGACCGATGTAGACGCTGTACGGGATGTCGCCGAAGGCGTGCCACCAGCCCTGCTGGCGGGAGTCCTTGGCCATCTGCATCAGCGATTCGACGATCCGGTGGTCCTCGACCTCGTACACCCCGCAGAGGTCGCGCACATCGCGCTGGCTGATCGAGCGGCGGCCGTTCTCCAGCCGACTGATCTTCGACTGGGAGACCAGCAGGCGTTCCGCCACCTCCTCGGCCGTCATGCCCTTGACCTCGCGCAGTCGGCGCAATTCCTGACCCAACCGGCGTCGCCTGACGGTGGGATTGACGTTGGACGGCACGGAAACGGCACCTCCGGCTATGTAGCTGTGCGTATCTACTGCTCAGCAGATTGCCACCCGTGCCCCCGCCCGCGCTGGGAAACGGCTACACGCAGCGGCGCGGGGCAGCCGGTGATATACCGGCTGCCCCGCGCTTGGTGCGGCTCCCGAACCGGGTCTTGGGGACTTCGGCGCGGCGGTATTCGGTTGTTGCGGTGGTGTGTTGCGGTGGAGCGTTGTGGAGCGCGTTGCGATGGTGCGTACGCCCCGGCCCTAGTGGACCGCGGTGTGCGCCATGCTGTCGCGGCGTGACTGCGACTGCACTTGCGGTTGCAACGGCATGCCGGCCGCCTGATTGCGGCGCGGCTGTGCGACCGCCCCGTTCTGGACGTCCATCACGGCGTGCGCCACGAGACCGCCCATCGGGTCGTGCCTGATCAGGTCCCGGAGCCGGGAGCGCGACGAGCGCCCCTCGTTCCCGGGGTACAGGTGCTTGCCGAGTCCGACCGCGTGGGCCAGTGCGGCGAGCGCCGCGGTCCGCGGGTCCGGCGGTACGCCGGTGCGGATCGCACTGTCCAGCCGGGCTCTGATGTCCCGGCTGATCGCCGTGTCCGTCGCCTGGTAGCGAGTCGTCGGCAGCACTCCGCACATCTGGCCCGCCACGGCATGCACCATGCCGCACCGCTCCAGATGAGCGAGGTAAATCTGGCGGAGCCCCAGCCGGGGTCCGCCGATCCAGTGGACGGCCCGAACCGGGCTGCCGCGTCTGCGCAGCAGTTCCAGTGCGGAGTCCAGGGTCGGATCTCCTGTCGGCCGTGGCATCACCACGGCGATACGATCCCCGTCAGGGGCTATCCGTCCTGCCAGAGCCAGCTCTACTAGCTGGGCTCCGGCGAGGCCGAGGTCGAGCGACTGCGGCTGCGCTGTGGTACCCGTGGTCGGGTCCAGAGCGAGCAGCAGAAGCTCCTCCGGAATTGTTCTGCGGCTCCTGCCCATCCATGCCTCCCCGCGTGGATGAATGACAGGGTGACCCCTCTCACATCTGTCTGTCGAGGGTGCCTGGGTGCTTTGTGCGGGAACCAGTAGGTATGTCGTTCTCGTCTAGCAGCCCGGCCAAGGGTTCACACGGGACACTGGTAGATGGTTCGGACAGCGCGGGGGTGCCCCGCGCCGCATGGAGGAGGCATCGGTGGCGGGCGAGTCCCCCGACAAGTCGGAGCAGCAGAAGTCGTCGGGAACGACTCGGAGCGAGCACGATCCGCGGCTCGCGGTGTTCCGCGAACCCGCCTCCCCGGCGGAGTCCGGCGATGGTGTGGACACGAAGACGGCCGTTTTCCGGTTCGGCGCGTCCGGGGTCTCGGTGTCGTCGCCCGGCGAGTCCGGCGAGGCTTCCGGCGCGGAGCCGTCCGAGGAAGCGGCGGACGAGTCCGTCGCGGCTGACGCCGAAGCTGCCGACGTTGCCGATGCCGCATCCGACGGCGCTTCCGACGACGATTCCGGGGAGCCGGAGCGTGCCGCGGACGCCGGGGCCCCCTCGGAGGAGGCCCCGGAGGGCTCTGGGAGCGCGGTGAAGGCCCCCGAGGCGGCCCCGGGCGCTCCGGAGGCCGCCGGGGAGCCGGAGAAGCCCGCGGAGGGCTCCGCGCCCGCCGGGACGCCCGCCGAGGAGCCGGTGAAGGCCGCCACCGAGCCGGACGAGCCCGAGGAGGGCGACGCGCGGCTGCGTGCGGCGGTCGCCGCGTGGGTGTCGACGGCCGATGGCGACGGTGAGGAGGGCGACGCCGGCGAGGGCGACGACAAGCCCGGGTCCTCGAAGCCCGAGTCCCCGGAGGCCGAGTCCTCGGAGCCGGACGCCTCGGAGCCGGACGCCTCGAAGGCCGACGCCTCGGAGCCGGACGCCTCGAAGGCCGACGCCTCGGAGCCGGACGCCTCGGAGCCGGACGCCTCGAAGGCCGACGCCTCGAAGCCTGAGTCCTCGGAGTCCCAGTCCCCTGAGACTGAGTCCTCGGAGCCTGAGTCCCCTGAGACCGAGCCCTCGGAGCCTGAGTCCTCGGAGCCCGAGCGCTCGGAGTCCCAGTCCCCTGAGACCGAGCTCTCGAAGCCCGAGGCCTCGAAGCCCGAGCGCTCG
It encodes the following:
- a CDS encoding GPP34 family phosphoprotein yields the protein MGRSRRTIPEELLLLALDPTTGTTAQPQSLDLGLAGAQLVELALAGRIAPDGDRIAVVMPRPTGDPTLDSALELLRRRGSPVRAVHWIGGPRLGLRQIYLAHLERCGMVHAVAGQMCGVLPTTRYQATDTAISRDIRARLDSAIRTGVPPDPRTAALAALAHAVGLGKHLYPGNEGRSSRSRLRDLIRHDPMGGLVAHAVMDVQNGAVAQPRRNQAAGMPLQPQVQSQSRRDSMAHTAVH
- a CDS encoding DUF397 domain-containing protein, with protein sequence MLIRHDALTEWTKSSYSANGNCVEVKAAEGRALLVRDSKSLSSGVLDFTAETWTTFLQDVSRTTQR
- a CDS encoding pentapeptide repeat-containing protein; protein product: MVLEHEVRGHRLGDTRDRHRLLLAERADLAEARGRHVALALAGPRQRRCLPVEAVRLLRGHGQRRVRQRAHHLHDRKGDQQQEHQRGPDLDPAHDRADRGLRRRRGVRQLGQQVERRLGRHRLLPGPLGTAERGGGRRCGLLGPARRGRRPYVVGAQRYELAGPLGGGLGLRLRHGAGDLQRRGRLVDPGRPGRLEDGGRLVDALLVGGGGGVGGLGVGLGDIVGGLSVRLRRCLRLRFRVRLRIRVRLRVGLLAGVRNAGLFRGVVGRGGFGFRLGLRRVGLRALGLRGLGLRELGLRGLGLRALGLRGLRLRGLGLRGLRLRGLSLRGLGLRGLRLRGVGLRGVRLRGVRLRGVGLRGVRLRGVGLRGVRLRGVRLRGLGLRGLGLRGPGLVVALAGVALLTVAIGRRHPRGDRRTQPRVALLGLVRLGGGLHRLLGGRPGGRGALRGLLRLPGGLRSARGRLGGLHRAPRALRGLLRGGPGVRGTLRLPGIVVGSAVGCGIGNVGSFGVSRDGLVRRFLGRLRAGSLAGLAGRRHRDPGRAEPENGRLRVHTIAGLRRGGGFAEHREPRIVLAPSRSRRLLLLRLVGGLARHRCLLHAARGTPALSEPSTSVPCEPLAGLLDENDIPTGSRTKHPGTLDRQM
- a CDS encoding helix-turn-helix transcriptional regulator, encoding MPSNVNPTVRRRRLGQELRRLREVKGMTAEEVAERLLVSQSKISRLENGRRSISQRDVRDLCGVYEVEDHRIVESLMQMAKDSRQQGWWHAFGDIPYSVYIGLETDAASLRVYESLIVPGLLQTREYAQAVIEGMWPEATPAEIDKRIQIRLKRQDRLTDPVEPLRFWAVIDEAVLRRVVGNPQVMADQLRHLVEISELPHVTVQVLPYAVGAHPGMYGSYTILEFQEDMDASVVYLEGVTSDLYLEKAPDVQNYAVMYEHLRAKALSAEHSRDFILRAADDCGA
- a CDS encoding SDR family oxidoreductase — translated: MLLTGKTVVVSGVGAGLGHQVAASVVRDGGNAVLGARTAANLAKSAAEIDPEGRHTARLPADITDEAQCEALAALAVERFGRIDAVVHVAAWDSYFGGIEDADLDTWKAVVDVNLLGTLRMTRACLPALKERGGSVVVIGTQSSVAAPSQVRQAAYAASKGALTSAMYSMAREFGPHRIRVNTVLPGWMWGPPVQAYVQFTAHTEGVPEAEVLGRLSARMALPELATDGDVAEAAVFLASDRARSITGQSLLVNAGELMR
- a CDS encoding ADP-ribosylglycohydrolase family protein, translating into MSTGTTAVWGRAEQQDFRSRVRGALLGGAIGDALGAGVSALTLEEIRAAHGADAVTDFVPAHGGRGTVTAATQLTLFTVDGLIRAQVRRDTGAWHPPTDVHRAHLRWAATQHDWGPDERRKDNGWLAAQEWLYARRAPTRECLGGFGDEIMGTLERPKNPTAHDSAPLTRSAPFGLLVGWEAQLVFQLAVECAAHTHGHPTALLSAGAFAVLVHGLARGETLDGSVQHALVLLAERPGHEPVTEALRQALGTVRQGIPGPALIESLGAEDSAEQALAVAVYCALVGEDVRHGLRLAVNHGGPSSATGALCGALLGALHGETALPPAWLAELEGRATLLELADDFAMEMTQGPALHSPAAAAQGWLSRYPRG
- a CDS encoding sodium:solute symporter family protein, whose protein sequence is MNSLDWVVLIGYFGVMIAIGLWSHKRVDNVSDFFTAGGKMPWWLSGISHHMSGYSAVMFTGYAGIAYQYGVTSFVTWSLPIAIGIGIGAQLFAPRLNRLRSRLHVASPLEYLKNRYNLPTQQALAWSGLLLKIVDVGAKWAAIATLLSVFTGITLTQGIFITGIITAIYCTVGGLWADALTELGQFVIQLFAGIAMLVTAMSKLDGFSTLWTVWDKLPEGHTDPTAGPYTVTFLLAYLFIKTFEYNGGMWNQAQRYMATDSAASATRSARLSAVLWLVWPTVLFFPMWCAPLLVHAEKPDASDSYALMTEQLLPHGLLGLVVVGFFSHTMAMCSSDANAISAVFTRDIAPVFSKAARNWSSRAGLLAARLSTLGFLGLSMALATQINSPTFKDIISVVIKWVAGLMGPIAIPFMLGLLRSFRRSGPTAALTSWAAGLLAFYFTNYNFDGSVKTDVALQYQVALPLAISLVLFVLIGFIKPEDTPERDAIIDRINSDGDGTETGASVPAQAGPEDVAATEGVKGAKGVRD